In Nocardioides marinus, one DNA window encodes the following:
- a CDS encoding helix-turn-helix domain-containing protein, whose amino-acid sequence MTEGYKGRIGMLIRDARKHRGLTQSQLADLLSTSQSAINRIEKGQQNLSLEMLARIGAALDSEIVALGAGPTHLRITGPTTLSGSIEVKTSKNAGVALLCASLLNRGRTTLRKVARIEEVNRLLEVLGSLGVQTRWLGDEGDLEIIPPKELRLDAIDEAAARRTRSVIMFLGPLLHRADTFDLPYAGGCNLGTRTVEPHMSALRPFGLEVKATDGSYHASVDRTVAPTRAIVLTERGDTVTENALMAAALHPGTTVIRNASSNYMVQDLCFYLQRLGVQVEGVGTTTLTVTGRESIDVDVDYAPAEDPIEAMSLLAAAIVTRSQITITRVPIEFLEIELALLEEMGFVYEQSEEYVAANGHTRLVDLTTHPSDLHAPLDKIHPMPFPGLNIDNLPFFAVIAAVATGQTLLHDWVYENRAIYLTELTKLGAQVKLLDPHRVMIEGPTHFSGTEIVCPPALRPAVVILLAMLASKGTSVLRSTYVIARGYEDLAERLNELGAQIEPFRDI is encoded by the coding sequence ATGACGGAGGGCTACAAGGGACGCATCGGCATGCTGATCCGGGACGCGCGCAAGCACCGCGGGCTGACCCAGAGCCAGCTGGCCGACCTGCTTAGCACCAGCCAGAGCGCGATCAACCGGATCGAGAAGGGCCAGCAGAACCTCTCGCTGGAGATGCTGGCCCGCATCGGCGCCGCCCTGGACTCCGAGATCGTCGCGCTCGGTGCCGGGCCCACGCACCTGCGGATCACCGGGCCCACCACGCTCTCGGGGAGCATCGAGGTCAAGACCTCCAAGAACGCCGGCGTCGCGCTGCTGTGCGCCTCGCTGCTCAACCGCGGCCGGACCACCCTGCGCAAGGTCGCGCGCATCGAGGAGGTCAACCGGCTCCTGGAGGTGCTCGGCAGCCTCGGGGTCCAGACCCGCTGGCTCGGTGACGAGGGCGACCTGGAGATCATCCCGCCCAAGGAGCTGCGCCTGGACGCCATCGACGAGGCAGCGGCGCGCCGCACCCGCTCGGTGATCATGTTCCTCGGGCCGCTGCTGCACCGCGCCGACACCTTCGACCTGCCCTACGCCGGCGGCTGCAACCTCGGCACCCGCACCGTCGAGCCGCACATGTCCGCGCTGCGCCCCTTCGGCCTGGAGGTCAAGGCCACCGACGGCAGCTACCACGCGAGCGTGGACCGCACCGTCGCGCCGACGCGCGCCATCGTGCTGACCGAGCGCGGCGACACCGTCACCGAGAACGCGCTGATGGCGGCGGCGCTGCACCCGGGCACCACCGTCATCCGCAACGCCTCCTCCAACTACATGGTCCAGGACCTCTGCTTCTACCTGCAGCGCCTGGGCGTGCAGGTCGAGGGCGTCGGCACCACCACCTTGACCGTCACCGGCCGCGAGTCGATCGACGTGGACGTCGACTACGCGCCGGCCGAGGACCCGATCGAGGCCATGTCGCTGCTCGCCGCGGCGATCGTGACCCGCTCGCAGATCACCATCACCCGCGTGCCGATCGAGTTCCTCGAGATCGAGCTGGCGCTGCTGGAGGAGATGGGCTTCGTCTACGAGCAGAGCGAGGAGTACGTCGCCGCCAACGGTCACACCCGGCTCGTCGACCTCACCACGCACCCCAGCGACCTGCACGCACCGCTGGACAAGATCCACCCGATGCCGTTCCCGGGGCTGAACATCGACAACCTGCCGTTCTTCGCCGTGATCGCCGCCGTGGCGACCGGCCAGACCCTGCTGCACGACTGGGTCTACGAGAACCGCGCGATCTACCTCACCGAGCTCACCAAGCTCGGTGCGCAGGTCAAGCTGCTCGACCCGCACCGCGTGATGATCGAGGGCCCGACCCACTTCTCGGGCACCGAGATCGTCTGCCCGCCGGCGCTGCGTCCGGCCGTGGTGATCCTGCTGGCCATGCTGGCCTCGAAGGGCACCTCGGTCCTGCGCTCGACCTACGTCATCGCCCGCGGCTACGAGGACCTCGCGGAGCGGCTCAACGAGCTGGGTGCGCAGATCGAGCCCTTCCGCGACATCTGA
- the lnt gene encoding apolipoprotein N-acyltransferase — protein sequence MLRLALAVVSGLVLSLAFEPVAWPVLLPLAVAGFVGVVHGVGARRGLALGLAFGAAFYLTHIWWMRAVAVPAWIGLSLLETLFYGLAGAAAAVLTSHAPTRRWWPVWVAAAWTAAEVVRSGWPFSGMPWGRLAFAVVDTPVARLLPWVGMVGVSFLLALASACLAHLVLTRARAWRADASVLLVLVAGTTLAALAPYDAGDPSGTATVAAVQGDVPGPGNDVLYDHRQVTRNHVDETVRLAGEVAAGEQPRPDLVVWPENSTAVDPFLDFSTNQGIERAVEAIGVPVLVGAIVDDGPDHVLNQGIVWDPVTGAGERYTKWHPVPYGEYIPFRRYLDVNFGELARIRRDMRAGDRTEPLRVGDILLADAICFDVAYDDGLHAQVREGAELLTVQTSNATFIFTDQVDQQFAITRLRAIEAGKWLVVASTNGRSGIIAPDGTVVETTERRTTASMVAEVELLPGVSPGIRLTPWVTRGVVALALLGLLLVLVPVIAARAATRRSRRVAPEYADASS from the coding sequence GTGCTCCGCCTGGCCCTCGCCGTCGTCTCGGGCCTCGTGCTCTCCCTCGCCTTCGAGCCGGTCGCCTGGCCGGTGCTGCTGCCGTTGGCCGTCGCCGGCTTCGTCGGCGTCGTCCACGGGGTCGGTGCCCGCCGCGGCCTGGCCCTGGGCCTGGCCTTCGGCGCCGCGTTCTACCTGACCCACATCTGGTGGATGCGGGCGGTGGCGGTGCCGGCGTGGATCGGCCTGTCGCTGCTGGAGACCCTCTTCTACGGCCTGGCCGGCGCCGCGGCGGCCGTGCTGACCAGCCATGCCCCCACCCGCCGCTGGTGGCCGGTCTGGGTGGCGGCGGCCTGGACCGCCGCCGAGGTCGTGCGCAGCGGGTGGCCCTTCAGCGGCATGCCCTGGGGTCGCCTGGCCTTCGCGGTCGTCGACACCCCGGTCGCGCGGCTGCTGCCCTGGGTCGGCATGGTCGGGGTCTCGTTCCTCCTCGCGCTCGCGTCCGCGTGCCTGGCCCACCTGGTCCTCACCCGGGCGCGCGCCTGGCGCGCCGACGCCTCCGTGCTGCTGGTGCTGGTGGCGGGCACCACGCTGGCCGCGCTGGCGCCGTACGACGCCGGCGACCCGAGCGGGACCGCGACCGTGGCCGCGGTGCAGGGCGACGTGCCGGGGCCCGGCAACGACGTGCTCTACGACCACCGCCAGGTCACCCGCAACCACGTGGACGAGACCGTGCGCCTGGCCGGCGAGGTGGCCGCCGGTGAGCAGCCGCGACCGGACCTGGTGGTGTGGCCGGAGAACTCCACCGCTGTCGACCCGTTCCTGGACTTCTCGACCAACCAGGGCATCGAGCGCGCGGTCGAGGCCATCGGCGTGCCCGTGCTGGTCGGGGCCATCGTCGACGACGGGCCCGACCACGTGCTCAACCAGGGGATCGTGTGGGACCCGGTGACCGGCGCGGGGGAGCGCTACACCAAGTGGCACCCGGTGCCTTACGGGGAGTACATCCCCTTCCGCCGCTACCTCGACGTCAACTTCGGCGAGCTGGCACGCATCCGGCGCGACATGCGCGCCGGGGACCGCACCGAGCCGCTGCGGGTCGGCGACATCCTGCTGGCCGACGCGATCTGCTTCGACGTGGCCTACGACGACGGGCTGCACGCCCAGGTGCGCGAGGGCGCGGAGCTGCTGACCGTGCAGACCAGCAACGCCACCTTCATCTTCACCGACCAGGTCGACCAGCAGTTCGCCATCACCCGGCTCCGGGCCATCGAGGCCGGCAAGTGGCTGGTGGTCGCCTCCACCAACGGTCGTTCGGGGATCATCGCCCCCGACGGGACGGTCGTGGAGACCACCGAGCGGCGCACCACCGCCTCGATGGTGGCCGAGGTCGAGCTGCTCCCCGGCGTCTCACCGGGCATCCGGCTCACGCCGTGGGTGACCCGCGGAGTCGTGGCGCTCGCCCTGCTCGGACTGCTCCTCGTGCTGGTGCCGGTGATCGCCGCGAGGGCCGCCACCCGGCGTTCGCGCAGGGTTGCTCCGGAGTACGCCGATGCGTCCTCCTGA
- a CDS encoding glycerophosphodiester phosphodiesterase, with protein MTSPVTGHAYLDVRPAGAARGGRRVIAFAHRGGAYHPEIEGLENTLAAFEHAVELGYRYLETDVHLTADGVLLAFHDEVLDRVTDSAGEVAALSHAEVRRARVGGRESVPTLVELLDAFPDARFNIDLKSEGAVDALAALVAERGEWDRLLVGSFSPARLRRFRRLTAGRVPTSAHPFEAAAFALLPGRLADRLTRGRVAALQVPHRRTLRFAGLSVTVPVVTTGFVRRVHAAGKHVHVWTIDEPGEMRELLEKGVDGLFTDRTDVLREVLEEQGLWEGTT; from the coding sequence GTGACGTCACCGGTGACGGGCCATGCCTACCTCGACGTGCGCCCCGCCGGTGCCGCCCGGGGCGGTCGCCGGGTCATCGCCTTCGCCCACCGCGGCGGCGCCTACCACCCCGAGATCGAGGGGCTGGAGAACACCCTGGCGGCCTTCGAGCACGCCGTCGAGCTGGGCTACCGCTACCTCGAGACCGACGTGCACCTCACCGCCGACGGGGTCCTGCTGGCCTTCCACGACGAGGTCCTGGACCGGGTCACCGACTCCGCCGGCGAGGTCGCCGCGCTCAGCCACGCCGAGGTCCGGCGGGCCCGCGTGGGGGGTCGTGAGTCGGTCCCCACGCTGGTGGAGCTGCTCGACGCCTTCCCCGACGCCCGGTTCAACATCGACCTGAAGTCCGAGGGCGCCGTGGACGCGCTGGCGGCGCTCGTCGCCGAGCGCGGGGAGTGGGACCGGCTCCTGGTGGGCTCCTTCTCCCCCGCCCGGCTGCGCCGCTTCCGCCGGCTCACCGCAGGTCGGGTACCGACCTCGGCCCATCCGTTCGAGGCCGCGGCGTTCGCGCTGCTGCCCGGCCGCCTCGCCGACCGGCTGACCCGGGGCCGTGTCGCGGCCCTGCAGGTGCCGCACCGGCGTACGCTGCGGTTCGCCGGGCTGAGCGTCACCGTCCCGGTCGTCACCACCGGGTTCGTCCGACGGGTGCACGCGGCCGGCAAGCACGTGCACGTGTGGACGATCGACGAGCCCGGGGAGATGCGGGAGCTCCTCGAGAAGGGCGTCGACGGGCTGTTCACCGACCGCACCGACGTGCTGCGCGAGGTGCTGGAGGAGCAGGGACTCTGGGAGGGGACCACATGA
- a CDS encoding TetR/AcrR family transcriptional regulator — protein MTPTAVRVRRAALELFAERGFHGTGIRQLAERAGVSSASLYHYMGTKEELLVALMTDSLERLVADAQAAVATSSDPVSQLEALVRMHVTAHASRPLDTRVGDHEVEALSEPARAQVVTLRDRYEQLWQEVLAAGLEDGVLRSEHPAVARRALLEMCSGVARWFDPAGPLTLEGLADHYAALACRLLGVSPPTRRGGADICV, from the coding sequence ATGACCCCCACCGCCGTGCGCGTGCGCCGGGCCGCGCTCGAGCTCTTCGCGGAGCGAGGCTTCCACGGCACCGGCATCCGCCAGCTCGCCGAGCGTGCCGGAGTCTCCTCGGCGTCGCTCTACCACTACATGGGCACCAAGGAGGAGCTGCTGGTGGCGCTGATGACCGACAGCCTGGAGCGGCTGGTCGCCGATGCCCAGGCGGCCGTCGCCACCAGCAGCGACCCGGTGTCTCAGCTGGAAGCACTGGTGCGGATGCACGTGACCGCCCACGCCTCCCGTCCACTGGACACCCGGGTGGGCGACCACGAGGTGGAGGCGCTCTCCGAGCCGGCGCGCGCACAGGTGGTGACGCTGCGCGACCGGTACGAGCAGCTGTGGCAGGAGGTCCTCGCGGCCGGGCTCGAGGACGGGGTGCTGCGGTCCGAGCACCCCGCGGTCGCCCGTCGTGCCCTGCTGGAGATGTGCAGCGGGGTGGCCCGGTGGTTCGACCCCGCCGGGCCGCTCACCCTGGAGGGCCTCGCTGACCACTACGCAGCCCTGGCATGCAGGCTCCTCGGCGTGTCGCCCCCGACACGCCGAGGCGGTGCAGACATTTGCGTCTGA
- a CDS encoding polyprenol monophosphomannose synthase — MRVIMVVPTYQEADNIAWILGRLRTALPAVDVLVVDDNSPDGTGRIADEIAAADPQVQVLHRVNKGGLGAAYRHGFAHALEAGYDVIGEMDADGSHQPEQLHRLLAAIEGSDGGPAADLVIGSRWVPGGTVVNWPRRREALSRGGNLYVRALLGISVKDATAGFRLFRREALEKLDLATVRSTGYVFQTDMVVRALRAGLSVREVPIEFVERVRGDSKMSGKVAVESLRRITAWGLRERRDQLRRMWSRSRSRG, encoded by the coding sequence ATGCGCGTGATCATGGTCGTCCCGACCTACCAGGAGGCCGACAACATCGCCTGGATCCTGGGCCGGTTGCGCACCGCGCTCCCGGCCGTCGACGTGCTCGTCGTCGACGACAACTCCCCGGACGGCACCGGCCGGATCGCCGACGAGATCGCGGCCGCGGACCCGCAGGTGCAGGTGCTGCACCGGGTGAACAAGGGCGGTCTGGGCGCGGCGTACCGGCACGGCTTCGCGCACGCGCTCGAGGCCGGCTACGACGTGATCGGGGAGATGGACGCCGACGGCTCCCACCAGCCCGAGCAGCTGCACCGGCTGCTGGCGGCGATCGAGGGGAGCGACGGCGGTCCGGCCGCGGACCTGGTCATCGGCTCGCGCTGGGTCCCCGGCGGCACGGTGGTCAACTGGCCGCGCCGACGAGAGGCGCTCTCCCGCGGCGGCAACCTCTACGTGCGGGCCCTGCTGGGCATCTCGGTGAAGGACGCGACCGCCGGCTTCCGGCTCTTCCGCCGCGAGGCGCTGGAGAAGCTCGACCTGGCGACCGTGCGCTCCACCGGGTACGTCTTCCAGACCGACATGGTCGTGCGCGCCCTGCGCGCGGGGCTGAGCGTGCGGGAGGTGCCCATCGAGTTCGTGGAGCGGGTGCGGGGGGACTCCAAGATGAGTGGCAAGGTGGCGGTGGAGTCGCTGCGTCGGATCACCGCGTGGGGGCTGCGGGAGCGCCGGGACCAGCTCCGGCGCATGTGGAGCAGGAGCAGGAGCAGGGGATGA
- a CDS encoding enoyl-CoA hydratase-related protein: protein MTRPPLHPSVEYSFDGTVAVIRLSRPDRLNAVDVDLTRGLVAALTHAGADGARAVVLAGAGRAFCAGHDLKQEPAVETVLQTRARLEEIQEVTRLVRRSPAPVVAAVHGYALGAGAEFALCCDVVVAAEDASFGFPEVSVGLSVTGGISRLLPGLVGWARAKELLLLGERVSGAEAAGMGLVARCVPAGEHETVALDLARRMAERPALSLSLAKQVLDAGLDSTVDEAMAREVEHALLTSLSGEGEAPREGFNRG, encoded by the coding sequence GTGACCCGCCCGCCCCTCCACCCCAGCGTGGAGTACTCCTTCGACGGGACCGTGGCGGTCATCCGCCTGTCCCGGCCCGACCGCCTCAACGCCGTCGACGTCGACCTGACCCGCGGACTGGTCGCCGCCCTCACGCACGCCGGGGCCGACGGTGCCCGGGCCGTGGTGCTGGCCGGCGCCGGACGGGCCTTCTGCGCCGGCCACGACCTGAAGCAGGAGCCCGCGGTCGAGACGGTCCTGCAGACCCGGGCGAGGCTGGAGGAGATCCAGGAGGTCACCCGCCTCGTGCGCCGGTCGCCGGCACCGGTCGTCGCCGCGGTGCACGGGTACGCCCTCGGGGCAGGGGCCGAGTTCGCCTTGTGCTGCGACGTCGTCGTCGCGGCCGAGGACGCCTCCTTCGGGTTCCCCGAGGTCTCGGTGGGCCTCTCGGTCACCGGTGGCATCTCCCGGCTGCTGCCCGGCCTGGTCGGCTGGGCCAGGGCGAAGGAGCTGCTCCTGCTCGGGGAGCGGGTCAGCGGCGCCGAGGCGGCGGGGATGGGCCTGGTGGCCCGCTGCGTGCCCGCCGGCGAGCACGAGACGGTGGCGCTCGACCTCGCCCGGCGGATGGCGGAGCGACCGGCACTGTCCCTCTCGCTGGCCAAGCAGGTCCTCGACGCCGGGCTGGACTCCACGGTGGACGAGGCGATGGCCCGCGAGGTGGAGCACGCCCTGCTGACCTCGCTCTCCGGAGAGGGCGAGGCACCGCGGGAGGGGTTCAACCGTGGCTGA
- a CDS encoding zinc-dependent alcohol dehydrogenase family protein yields the protein MRATTIHAPRDIRLSEVADPTIEKPTDAIVKVTSACICGSDLWPFRGENDITPGDTIGHECIGVVEEVGADVRDVRPGDFVVVPFDHCDNTCAHCRAGMQSACVELSMTSSGQGQYARVGHADGSLVKVPDLGASGPDAAMVPHLVALSDVMPTGWHAAVAARVQPGGTTVVVGDGAVGLCGVLAAAQMGSEKVVLMSRHEPRQEIGRAFGATHVVAERGREAAAAVKEITGGVGADAVLECVGTDQAMGTAFAVARPGATVGFVGVPHGVQLPVGRMFQKNVGLAGGMAPVREYLPHLLDLVLAGTIEPGRVFDLTLPLDEVAEGYRAMDERRAVKVLLDVDGSLGA from the coding sequence ATGCGAGCCACCACCATCCACGCCCCGCGCGACATCCGGCTCTCCGAGGTCGCCGACCCGACCATCGAGAAGCCGACCGACGCCATCGTGAAGGTCACCAGCGCCTGCATCTGCGGCTCGGACCTGTGGCCCTTCCGCGGGGAGAACGACATCACCCCGGGCGACACCATCGGCCACGAGTGCATCGGCGTCGTCGAGGAGGTCGGCGCCGACGTGCGCGACGTGCGGCCCGGCGACTTCGTGGTCGTGCCGTTCGACCACTGCGACAACACCTGCGCCCACTGCCGTGCCGGCATGCAGTCGGCGTGCGTGGAGCTGTCGATGACCAGCTCCGGGCAGGGCCAGTACGCCCGGGTCGGGCACGCCGACGGCAGCCTGGTGAAGGTCCCCGACCTCGGGGCCTCCGGGCCCGACGCCGCGATGGTCCCGCACCTCGTCGCCCTCTCCGACGTCATGCCCACCGGCTGGCACGCAGCCGTCGCCGCCCGGGTCCAGCCCGGCGGGACCACCGTGGTCGTCGGCGACGGCGCCGTCGGGCTGTGCGGCGTCCTCGCCGCGGCCCAGATGGGCTCGGAGAAGGTCGTGCTGATGTCGCGCCACGAGCCGCGCCAGGAGATCGGTCGTGCCTTCGGTGCGACCCACGTGGTCGCCGAGCGCGGTCGGGAGGCCGCCGCCGCCGTCAAGGAGATCACCGGCGGGGTCGGGGCCGACGCCGTCCTGGAGTGCGTGGGGACCGACCAGGCCATGGGCACCGCGTTCGCCGTGGCCCGCCCCGGCGCGACGGTCGGCTTCGTCGGCGTGCCCCACGGCGTCCAGCTGCCGGTGGGCCGGATGTTCCAGAAGAACGTCGGGCTGGCCGGGGGGATGGCGCCGGTGCGCGAGTACCTCCCGCACCTGCTCGACCTCGTGCTGGCCGGCACCATCGAGCCGGGCCGGGTCTTCGACCTGACCCTGCCCCTGGACGAGGTGGCGGAGGGCTACCGCGCCATGGACGAGCGCCGGGCCGTCAAGGTGCTGCTCGACGTCGACGGCTCGCTGGGGGCCTGA
- a CDS encoding FxsA family protein, translated as MSGRRRGGVAWALGLAFIGLPLLELYLVIQVGQAIGAWWTILLLVVDSVLGALIVRREGGRAWRALREALAQARMPHKELADGALVLIGGTLLLTPGFVTDALGALLVLPVTRPFFRGLLARVVAARLVVVPGRGGPGNDERPGPVVRGDVVDPPE; from the coding sequence ATGAGTGGACGACGCCGCGGGGGCGTGGCCTGGGCGCTGGGACTGGCCTTCATCGGCCTGCCCCTGCTCGAGCTCTACCTGGTCATCCAGGTCGGTCAGGCCATCGGCGCCTGGTGGACGATCCTGCTGCTGGTGGTCGACAGCGTGCTCGGCGCGCTCATCGTGCGCCGCGAGGGCGGCCGCGCGTGGCGGGCCCTGCGGGAGGCGCTGGCACAGGCCAGGATGCCCCACAAGGAGCTCGCCGACGGCGCGCTGGTGCTGATCGGCGGCACGCTGCTGCTGACGCCCGGCTTCGTCACCGACGCCCTGGGGGCGCTGCTGGTGCTGCCGGTGACCCGGCCGTTCTTCCGCGGGCTGCTGGCCCGCGTCGTGGCCGCCCGGCTGGTCGTGGTCCCCGGGCGGGGAGGCCCCGGGAACGACGAACGCCCCGGACCGGTGGTCCGGGGCGACGTGGTGGACCCGCCGGAGTGA
- a CDS encoding MFS transporter — protein sequence MTIAPMTTAERRREHRAWYVYDWANSAFSTTVAGVLFGPYLIAIAEEAAVDDRISVLGISVAPGALPSFTITASTLLSAVLLPLLGAVADRTSHKRQLLGGFAWAGALAAAVLFFMKDDNWELGVVAFLVANLCFGAAAVVNDSILCLISEPEERDGVSSRGWATGYAGGGLLLALNFVVVSMHDTFGLSEGMAVRLSLLSAAIWWGVFTFVPYLGIKDRPPLAVEPTEGGLLQRSFGQLWHTLRDMRRYPVALTFLVAYLFFNDGIQTVIASASVYGVEELGFETGTVLATYLLVQAVAVFGALGFGRAAGRYGAKPVILVGLVIWMAIVTVGLFLPAGELVPFLAMGAAIGVVLGGTQALARSYFSLLIPQGKEAEYFSFYHAMERGTSWLGTLVFGIVYTVTDSYRPALFALIAFFVIGGAILTRVDTAKGIEQARQASVPAGS from the coding sequence ATGACCATCGCACCCATGACCACCGCCGAGCGGCGCCGCGAGCACCGCGCCTGGTACGTCTACGACTGGGCCAACAGCGCCTTCTCCACCACCGTCGCCGGCGTGCTCTTCGGGCCCTACCTCATCGCGATCGCCGAGGAGGCGGCCGTCGACGACCGCATCTCGGTGCTCGGCATCTCGGTGGCGCCGGGCGCGCTGCCGTCGTTCACCATCACCGCCTCCACGTTGCTGTCGGCGGTGCTGCTGCCGCTGCTGGGCGCGGTCGCCGACCGTACCTCCCACAAGCGCCAGCTGCTGGGTGGCTTCGCCTGGGCCGGCGCCCTGGCCGCGGCCGTGCTGTTCTTCATGAAGGACGACAACTGGGAGCTCGGGGTCGTCGCCTTCCTGGTCGCCAACCTCTGCTTCGGGGCGGCGGCCGTGGTCAACGACTCGATCCTGTGCCTCATCTCCGAGCCCGAGGAGAGGGACGGCGTCTCCTCGCGGGGCTGGGCCACCGGGTACGCCGGTGGCGGGCTGCTCCTCGCGCTCAACTTCGTCGTGGTGAGCATGCACGACACCTTCGGGCTCTCCGAGGGGATGGCCGTGCGGCTCTCGCTGCTCTCCGCGGCGATCTGGTGGGGCGTGTTCACCTTCGTGCCCTACCTCGGCATCAAGGACCGGCCACCGCTGGCCGTGGAGCCGACCGAGGGCGGGCTGCTGCAGCGCAGCTTCGGCCAGCTGTGGCACACCCTGCGCGACATGCGGCGCTACCCCGTCGCCCTGACCTTCCTGGTGGCCTACCTCTTCTTCAACGACGGCATCCAGACCGTCATCGCCTCCGCGTCGGTCTACGGCGTGGAGGAGCTCGGCTTCGAGACCGGCACCGTCCTCGCGACCTACCTGCTGGTGCAGGCCGTCGCGGTCTTCGGGGCCCTTGGCTTCGGTCGCGCCGCGGGGCGGTACGGCGCCAAGCCGGTGATCCTGGTCGGGCTGGTGATCTGGATGGCGATCGTGACGGTCGGGCTGTTCCTGCCGGCCGGCGAGCTGGTGCCGTTCTTGGCGATGGGTGCGGCGATCGGCGTGGTGCTGGGAGGCACCCAGGCACTGGCCCGCTCCTACTTCTCCCTGCTCATCCCGCAGGGCAAGGAGGCGGAGTACTTCAGCTTCTACCACGCGATGGAGCGGGGGACGTCCTGGCTGGGCACCTTGGTCTTCGGCATCGTCTACACCGTGACCGACTCCTACCGACCGGCGCTGTTCGCGCTGATCGCGTTCTTCGTGATCGGTGGCGCGATCCTGACCCGCGTCGACACGGCCAAGGGCATCGAGCAGGCTCGGCAGGCGTCGGTCCCGGCGGGTTCCTGA
- a CDS encoding RNA polymerase-binding protein RbpA has product MAERTLRGARLGGQSFEDERGIEFAARQQVGYRCKQDHEFEITMSVEAEVPAVWECPRCGAEALSVSGIKPEVKAEKPARTHWDMLLERRSEKELEEILKERLELLRGGEIGPAHLHRANRKKGKASA; this is encoded by the coding sequence ATGGCAGAGCGCACACTACGGGGAGCGCGACTCGGAGGCCAGAGCTTCGAGGACGAGCGCGGCATCGAGTTCGCCGCGCGGCAGCAGGTCGGTTACCGCTGCAAGCAGGACCACGAGTTCGAGATCACCATGTCCGTCGAGGCCGAGGTGCCGGCGGTGTGGGAGTGCCCGCGGTGCGGCGCCGAGGCGCTGAGCGTCAGCGGCATCAAGCCCGAGGTGAAGGCCGAGAAGCCGGCCCGCACCCATTGGGACATGCTGCTCGAGCGCCGCTCGGAGAAGGAGCTCGAGGAGATCCTCAAGGAGCGCCTGGAGCTGCTCCGCGGTGGCGAGATCGGCCCCGCGCACCTGCACCGCGCGAACCGCAAGAAGGGCAAGGCCTCGGCCTGA